From Amycolatopsis sp. YIM 10, the proteins below share one genomic window:
- a CDS encoding acyl-CoA desaturase, giving the protein MKSPSAAKPIISHQRSTTEMIVLKAFLLIPFAALVVAVPVAWGWGLNWVDVGLAVAFYVIGTLGVTVGYHRYFTHGAFKAARPLRIALAVAGGMAVQGSVIFWVASHRRHHAFADREGDPHSPWLFGTSPKALAKGFWHAHMGWMFQREVTSYERFAPDLLADGDLRVVNRYFWLWTTLSLAAPALLGGLLTWSFWGAVTAFFWAGLVRIAFLHHVTWSVNSICHMVGDRPFASRDKAANFWPLAILSMGESWHNSHHADPTCARHGVLRGQVDVSARVIWLFEKFGWARDVRWPKPERIAAKLVKPAS; this is encoded by the coding sequence ATGAAGTCACCTTCGGCGGCCAAGCCGATCATCTCCCATCAGCGCTCGACCACCGAGATGATCGTGCTCAAGGCGTTCCTGCTGATTCCGTTCGCCGCGCTGGTGGTGGCCGTGCCGGTCGCCTGGGGCTGGGGGCTCAACTGGGTGGACGTCGGCCTGGCGGTGGCGTTCTACGTGATCGGCACGCTCGGGGTGACCGTCGGCTACCACCGCTACTTCACCCACGGCGCGTTCAAGGCGGCCCGGCCGCTGCGGATCGCGCTGGCCGTGGCGGGCGGCATGGCCGTGCAGGGCTCGGTGATCTTCTGGGTGGCCAGCCACCGGCGCCACCACGCCTTCGCCGACCGCGAGGGCGACCCGCACTCCCCCTGGCTGTTCGGCACCTCGCCGAAGGCGCTGGCGAAGGGGTTCTGGCACGCGCACATGGGCTGGATGTTCCAGCGTGAGGTGACCAGCTACGAGCGGTTCGCGCCGGACCTGCTCGCCGACGGCGACCTGCGGGTGGTCAACCGGTACTTCTGGCTGTGGACCACGCTCAGCCTGGCCGCGCCCGCGTTGCTCGGCGGCCTGCTCACCTGGTCGTTCTGGGGCGCGGTGACCGCGTTCTTCTGGGCCGGGCTGGTGCGCATCGCCTTCCTGCACCACGTGACCTGGTCGGTGAACTCGATCTGCCACATGGTCGGCGACCGGCCGTTCGCCAGCCGGGACAAGGCGGCGAACTTCTGGCCGCTGGCGATCCTGTCCATGGGTGAGTCGTGGCACAACTCGCACCACGCCGACCCGACCTGCGCCCGGCACGGGGTGCTGCGCGGTCAGGTCGACGTGTCGGCCAGGGTGATCTGGCTGTTCGAAAAGTTCGGCTGGGCGCGGGACGTGCGCTGGCCGAAGCCGGAGCGCATCGCCGCGAAGCTGGTCAAGCCCGCGTCCTAG
- a CDS encoding heme A synthase, translated as MPLKSLVARLPYPSPVVQRVLAVAAVITQGGIGVTGSIVRVTGSGLGCPTWPQCFPGSMFPVEHPELSAVTQWIEFGNRLLTGLVILVAGLCVLAAWRIQVDQPSRRRLVALAWTMPLGVVAQAVIGGMTVLTGLLWWTVAIHFLASTPLVWLAFMLLRAFGEGDEEPRRLIQPLGRKLMVALVVLLGAVLVAGTVVTGAGPHGGDPDTPRLDAPIETLAQVHGGLLVVFLVVLAVLGLHLSRTGAPAALWRRYAVLAVVALAQGGLGSLQYALGIPEALVSFHVLGSALVIVATASLWCATRDRGPVPARTPEPAPVLATAD; from the coding sequence GTGCCGTTGAAGTCGCTCGTCGCCCGCCTCCCGTATCCCTCTCCCGTGGTGCAGCGCGTGCTCGCCGTCGCCGCGGTGATCACCCAGGGCGGGATCGGGGTGACCGGCTCCATCGTGCGGGTCACCGGCTCCGGGCTCGGCTGCCCGACGTGGCCGCAGTGCTTCCCCGGCAGCATGTTCCCGGTCGAGCACCCGGAACTGAGCGCGGTGACCCAGTGGATCGAGTTCGGCAACCGGCTGCTCACCGGGCTGGTGATCCTGGTGGCCGGGCTGTGCGTGCTGGCCGCGTGGCGCATCCAGGTCGACCAGCCGAGCAGGCGCCGCCTGGTCGCGCTGGCCTGGACGATGCCGCTCGGCGTGGTCGCGCAGGCGGTGATCGGCGGCATGACCGTGCTCACCGGGCTGCTGTGGTGGACCGTGGCCATCCACTTCCTCGCCTCCACCCCGCTGGTGTGGCTGGCGTTCATGCTGCTGCGCGCGTTCGGTGAGGGTGACGAGGAACCGCGCCGGCTGATCCAGCCGCTGGGCCGCAAGCTGATGGTCGCGCTGGTGGTGCTGCTCGGCGCGGTGCTGGTGGCCGGGACCGTGGTGACCGGCGCCGGTCCGCACGGCGGCGACCCGGACACCCCGCGCCTGGACGCCCCGATCGAAACCCTGGCCCAGGTCCACGGTGGACTGCTGGTGGTCTTCCTGGTCGTGCTGGCGGTGCTCGGGCTGCACCTCTCCCGCACCGGCGCCCCGGCGGCGCTCTGGCGGCGCTACGCGGTGCTGGCGGTGGTCGCGCTGGCGCAGGGCGGGCTGGGCAGCCTGCAGTACGCGCTCGGCATCCCGGAGGCGCTGGTTTCCTTCCACGTACTGGGTTCCGCGCTGGTCATCGTGGCCACCGCGTCGCTGTGGTGCGCCACCCGCGACCGCGGTCCGGTACCGGCCAGGACACCGGAACCGGCGCCGGTACTCGCGACCGCCGACTGA
- a CDS encoding ABC transporter permease — MTAVKPGREETVSPRFAPGTFAPAPGRGSLVRMLRTHARVETALTLRHGEQILLTLLIPLALLAGLSLLDILPSGELGPVEAVDWVTPRILALAVMSSAFTGQAIALGFDRRYGVLKRLSATALPRWLLVAGRLLAALVVVAIQAVVLGVVAALLGWSPSPGGLAAGVVFLVFGTFAFGALGVLLGGSLRAEAVLALANVVWFVLLLAGGILLVPSAMPGALGDLVGLLPSGALAEGLRAALLDGHFSWGPVAVLAAWAAAAGALAARTTRLN, encoded by the coding sequence ATGACCGCCGTCAAGCCAGGCAGGGAAGAGACCGTGAGCCCTCGTTTCGCACCGGGCACGTTCGCGCCCGCACCGGGCCGCGGCTCGCTGGTCCGCATGCTGCGCACGCACGCGCGCGTGGAGACCGCGCTGACGCTGCGCCACGGCGAGCAGATCCTGCTCACCCTGCTCATCCCGCTGGCGCTGCTGGCCGGGTTGAGCCTGCTCGACATCCTGCCCTCGGGCGAGCTGGGCCCGGTCGAGGCGGTGGACTGGGTGACCCCGCGCATCCTGGCGCTGGCGGTGATGTCCTCGGCGTTCACCGGGCAGGCCATCGCGCTCGGCTTCGACCGGCGGTACGGCGTGCTCAAGCGGTTGTCCGCGACCGCGCTGCCGCGCTGGCTGCTGGTCGCCGGGCGGCTGCTGGCCGCGCTCGTGGTGGTCGCGATCCAGGCCGTGGTGCTGGGGGTGGTGGCCGCGCTGCTGGGGTGGTCGCCCTCGCCCGGCGGGCTGGCGGCCGGGGTGGTCTTCCTGGTCTTCGGCACCTTCGCCTTCGGGGCGCTGGGTGTGCTGCTGGGCGGTTCGCTGCGGGCCGAGGCGGTGCTGGCGCTGGCGAACGTGGTGTGGTTCGTGCTGCTGCTCGCCGGCGGCATCCTGCTGGTGCCGTCCGCGATGCCGGGCGCGCTGGGCGACCTGGTCGGCCTGCTGCCCTCCGGCGCGCTCGCCGAGGGCCTGCGCGCGGCGCTGCTGGACGGTCACTTCAGCTGGGGGCCGGTCGCCGTGCTCGCCGCCTGGGCGGCCGCGGCCGGGGCGCTGGCCGCGCGTACCACCCGGCTGAACTGA
- a CDS encoding ABC transporter ATP-binding protein yields the protein MSAPAVEITGLVKRFGSTKKVTAVDGLDLRMPQGTLLALLGPNGAGKTTTVEVCEGFQRPDSGTVRVLGLDPAGQGARLRPRIGVMPQGGGAYPGVRADEMLGLVASCAAQPLDPAWLLEVLGLDGVRRTPFKRLSGGQQQRLSLACALVGRPELVFLDEPTAGMDPQARRLVWDLLAALRADGVSVLLTTHLMEEAETLADHVVIVDGGKVIAEGAPSELTAEAGEAAQLRFRARAGLDTKLLSAALPEGYRVRESAPGSYRVEGVVDPQVVSAVTAWCAQQGVLAEELHVGRRDLEEVFLELTGRELRG from the coding sequence GTGAGTGCACCCGCCGTGGAGATAACCGGGCTGGTGAAGCGCTTCGGATCCACCAAGAAGGTCACCGCCGTCGATGGCCTCGACCTGCGGATGCCGCAGGGCACGCTGCTGGCCCTGCTGGGCCCGAACGGGGCGGGCAAGACGACCACGGTCGAGGTGTGCGAAGGCTTCCAGCGGCCCGATTCCGGGACCGTCCGGGTGCTCGGGCTGGATCCCGCCGGCCAGGGCGCCCGCCTGCGGCCCCGCATCGGCGTGATGCCGCAGGGCGGTGGCGCCTATCCCGGCGTGCGCGCGGACGAGATGCTCGGGCTGGTCGCCTCCTGCGCGGCCCAGCCGCTGGACCCGGCCTGGCTGCTGGAGGTGCTCGGCCTCGACGGCGTCCGGCGCACCCCGTTCAAACGGCTCTCCGGCGGGCAGCAGCAGCGGTTGTCGCTGGCCTGCGCCCTGGTCGGGCGCCCGGAGCTGGTGTTCCTCGACGAGCCGACCGCGGGCATGGACCCGCAGGCGCGGCGCCTGGTCTGGGACCTGCTCGCCGCGTTGCGCGCCGACGGCGTCAGCGTGCTGTTGACCACACATCTGATGGAAGAAGCCGAAACGCTCGCCGATCACGTAGTCATCGTCGACGGTGGCAAGGTGATCGCCGAGGGCGCGCCGAGTGAGCTGACCGCCGAGGCCGGGGAAGCCGCGCAGCTGCGGTTCCGCGCGCGAGCCGGTCTCGACACGAAGCTGCTTTCGGCGGCGCTGCCCGAGGGCTACCGGGTGCGGGAGTCCGCACCCGGCAGCTACCGGGTGGAGGGCGTGGTGGACCCGCAGGTGGTCTCCGCGGTCACCGCCTGGTGCGCCCAGCAGGGCGTGCTCGCCGAGGAGCTGCACGTTGGCCGCCGCGACCTCGAAGAAGTGTTCCTCGAGCTGACCGGACGGGAGCTGCGCGGATGA
- the mptB gene encoding polyprenol phosphomannose-dependent alpha 1,6 mannosyltransferase MptB, giving the protein METRSPVEPAAPQPLDVTEERALKIIRRFGTTGTLFLAIGSLGAGAAPVINPVLEIPVLRVFARISTVSLAIAATGILMVVIAWLMIGRFARPANARLATPKQLHRALITWVTPLLFIPPLFSRDVYSYLAQSEIVRRGMDPYSLGPAEALGIGDPLTSGVSNMWRETPAPYGPLYLRFGSWLAELSGNNIVTGVMLHRGLAVVGVVLIVWALPRLASRFGVQPATALWLGALNPLLIFHLVAGAHNDALALGLMAAGLELGLRKLPIRVKGDTPPPLAPGELLGISLGVAVITLGVLTKVSAILALPFFTVMVARRWHGGIRDLFRAAAPMAGVFAVVFVGVTLVTGLGFGWIGTLDTPGLVRAWISPTAELGNLGGLLGISLDLGNHTNALVPILGNLGYLAAGIVTVKFIWDSLKWRYRPIIGLGVSLGAVMVLHVALQPWYLLWAAIPLAAAAGTSRFRVAATWSSVVLSLVVFPTGGSFGGRTFVPFQAYTAAIVVVVLALVLVRRMCPLIFTRPDAAAISGALSPAHLDDETYPSPRQPA; this is encoded by the coding sequence GTGGAGACCAGGTCGCCCGTCGAGCCCGCCGCACCCCAGCCGCTGGACGTCACCGAGGAGCGCGCGCTCAAGATCATCCGCCGGTTCGGCACCACCGGCACGCTGTTCCTGGCGATCGGCTCGCTGGGGGCGGGCGCCGCGCCGGTGATCAACCCGGTGCTGGAGATCCCGGTGCTGCGGGTCTTCGCCCGGATCTCCACGGTGTCGCTGGCGATCGCGGCCACCGGCATCCTGATGGTGGTGATCGCCTGGCTGATGATCGGCCGGTTCGCCCGCCCGGCCAACGCCCGGCTGGCCACGCCGAAGCAGCTGCACCGCGCGCTGATCACCTGGGTGACCCCGCTGCTGTTCATCCCGCCGCTGTTCTCCCGCGACGTCTACAGCTACCTGGCGCAGAGCGAGATCGTGCGGCGCGGGATGGACCCGTACTCGCTCGGCCCGGCCGAGGCGCTGGGCATCGGCGACCCGCTGACCTCGGGCGTGTCGAACATGTGGCGCGAGACGCCCGCCCCGTACGGGCCGCTCTACCTGCGGTTCGGCAGCTGGCTGGCGGAGCTGTCCGGCAACAACATCGTCACCGGGGTGATGCTGCACCGCGGGCTGGCCGTGGTCGGGGTGGTGCTGATCGTCTGGGCGCTGCCGCGGCTGGCCTCGCGCTTCGGCGTGCAGCCGGCCACCGCGCTCTGGCTGGGCGCGCTCAACCCGCTGCTGATCTTCCACCTGGTCGCGGGCGCGCACAACGACGCGCTGGCGCTGGGGCTGATGGCCGCCGGGCTGGAGCTGGGCCTGCGGAAGCTGCCGATCCGGGTCAAGGGCGACACCCCGCCGCCGCTGGCGCCCGGCGAGCTGCTCGGGATTTCGCTCGGCGTGGCGGTGATCACCCTCGGCGTGCTGACCAAGGTGAGCGCGATCCTGGCGCTGCCGTTCTTCACCGTGATGGTGGCGCGGCGCTGGCACGGCGGGATCCGGGACCTGTTCCGCGCGGCCGCGCCGATGGCCGGGGTGTTCGCCGTGGTCTTCGTCGGGGTCACCCTGGTCACCGGGCTCGGCTTCGGCTGGATCGGCACGCTGGACACCCCCGGCCTGGTGCGGGCGTGGATCTCGCCGACCGCGGAGCTGGGCAATCTCGGCGGGCTGCTCGGCATTTCCCTCGATCTGGGCAACCACACCAACGCGCTGGTGCCGATCCTGGGCAACCTCGGTTACCTGGCCGCCGGCATCGTCACGGTGAAGTTCATCTGGGACAGCCTGAAGTGGCGGTACCGGCCGATCATCGGGCTGGGCGTCTCGCTCGGCGCGGTGATGGTGCTGCACGTGGCGCTGCAGCCGTGGTACCTGCTCTGGGCGGCGATCCCGCTGGCCGCGGCGGCGGGCACCTCGCGGTTCCGGGTGGCGGCGACGTGGTCGAGCGTGGTGCTCTCGCTGGTGGTGTTCCCCACCGGCGGCAGCTTCGGCGGGCGGACCTTCGTGCCGTTCCAGGCCTACACCGCGGCGATCGTGGTGGTGGTGCTGGCGCTGGTGCTGGTGCGCCGGATGTGCCCGCTGATCTTCACCAGGCCGGACGCCGCGGCCATCTCCGGCGCCCTGTCCCCGGCCCACCTCGACGACGAGACCTACCCGAGCCCGCGACAGCCCGCGTAG